DNA from Pseudomonas putida:
CAGCTAATTCAGGCCGTAGGCTTCTGCGCGGCCCCTAAGATCTCTGCAGTACAGCCAGAACTGCTGGGGCCGCTTTGCGGCCCTTTCGCGACACAAGGCCGCTCCCACACCCAGGTGGCGCTAATCCCCGACATTCCGCTTACTCCCAGCCCTCTGCTCTGGTAAAATGCGCCGCCTCAAACGTCTGCAGGCAGCACCGTGGCATTTACCTTGGTTGATTGGGCGATCATTGCGATCATCGCCGTCTCCACACTGATCAGTCTCAAGCGCGGCTTCGTCAAAGAGGCCTTGTCCTTGCTCATCTGGATCATTGCCGGTGCGGTTGCCTGGATGTTCGGCGGTTCGCTCTCGGTGTATCTTGAGAGCTATATCCAGACGCCATCGATGCGCGTCATCGCTGGCTGCGCCATTCTTTTCGTCGCCACCTTGCTGGTGGGGGCCATGGTCAACTTCCTCGTCGGCGAACTGATCCGCGTGACCGGGCTGTCCGGCACCGATCGTTTCCTGGGCATGGCCTTCGGTGCCGCGCGCGGGGCCTTGCTGGTAGTGGTGGCCATAGGCCTGATCAGCCTGGGGCCGGTTCAACAGGACACCTGGTGGCAGGAATCACGCCTGATACCACAATTTCTCTTGGTCGCCGATTGGTCGAAAAACCTGATTCTGGGTTTCACCGGTCAGTGGTCGCCCAGTGGGTTGATCAGCGCTCCCGCTGATCTTCCGTTCAAGGAACAGTTGCTCGGGCCGTCCAAGCCCTGAGCGCTATTCACTCAAGTTTCGTCAAAGTAGGGGTTGCGTCGCATGTGTGGCATCGTCGGTATCGTCGGTAAGTCGAACGTCAATCAGGCGCTGTATGACGCGCTTACGGTCCTCCAGCACCGCGGCCAGGACGCTGCCGGTATCGTGACCAGCCATGACGGCCGGTTGTTCCTGCGCAAGGATAATGGCCTGGTGCGCGACGTGTTCCAGCAGCGCCACATGCAGCGCCTGGTGGGCAGCATCGGTATCGGCCACGTGCGCTACCCGACGGCGGGCAGCTCGACCTCGGCCGAGGCCCAGCCGTTCTACGTCAACTCGCCGTACGGCATCACCCTGGCCCACAACGGCAACCTGACCAATGTCGAGCAGTTGGCCAAGGAGATCTACGAGTCCGACCTGCGCCACGTCAACACCAACTCCGACTCGGAAGTGCTGCTGAACGTGTTCGCCCATGAGTTGGCGGTGCGTGGCAAGCTGCAGCCAACCGAAGAAGACGTGTTCGCGGCGGTTTCCCATGTACACAGCCGCTGCGTCGGCGGTTACGCCGTGGTGGCGATGATCACCGGCTACGGCATCGTCGGCTTCCGCGACCCCCACGGCATCCGCCCGGTGGTGTTCGGCCAGCGTCATACCGATGAAGGCGTGGAATACATGATCGCCTCGGAAAGCGTGGCCCTGGACGTGCTCGGCTTTACCCTGATCCGCGACCTGGCGCCGGGCGAAGCGGTGTACATCACCGAAGAAGGCCAGCTGTTCACCAAGCAATGCGCCGAAGCGCCGAAGTTGCAGCCGTGCATCTTCGAGCACGTCTACCTGGCCCGCCCGGACTCGATCATTGACGGTATCTCGGTGTACAAGGCCCGTCTGCGCATGGGTGAAAAACTGGCTGACAAGATCATGCGCGAGCGCCCTGAGCATGATATCGACGTGGTCATCCCGATCCCGGATACCAGCCGCACTGCTGCGCTGGAACTGGCCAACCGCCTGGGCGTCAAGTTCCGCGAAGGTTTCGTCAAGAACCGTTACATCGGCCGTACCTTCATCATGCCCGGCCAGGCCGCGCGCAAAAAGTCAGTGCGCCAGAAGCTCAACGCCATCGAGCTGGAATTCCGTGGCAAGAACGTGATGCTGGTGGACGACTCGATCGTGCGCGGCACCACCTGCAAGCAGATCATCCAGATGGCCCGCGAAGCCGGCGCCAAAAATGTCTACTTCTGCTCCGCAGCCCCTGCAGTACGCTACCCCAACGTCTACGGCATCGACATGCCGAGTGTTCACGAACTGATCGCCCACAACCGTACCACCGAACAGGTGGCCGAGTTGATCGGCGCCGATTGGCTGATCTATCAGGATCTGCCAGACCTGATCGACTCGGTCGGTGGCGGCAAGATCAAGATCGATCATTTCGATTGCGCGGTGTTCAACGGTGAGTACGTCACCGGCGATATCGACGAAGCCTACCTCGAGCGTATCGAGCAGGCCCGTAATGACCTGGCCAAGGTCAAGAACCAGGCCGTCAGCGCGATCATCGACCTCTACAACAACTGATTTTGGGAGCGACGGCATGACGGATCAATGGGATGCCGGGCGACTGGACAGTGACCTCGAGGGTGTCGGTTTCGACACCCTGGCGGTGCGCGCCGGTCAAAACCGTACACCGGAAGGCGAACACAGCGAAGCGCTGTTCCTGACCTCCAGCTATGTGTTCCGCACAGCGGCTGATGCTGCTGCGCGCTTTGCCGGCGAAACGCCGGGCAACGTCTACTCGCGCTACACCAACCCCTCAGTGCGTGCCTTCGAGGAGCGCCTGGCTGCAATGGAAGGCGCGGAGCAGGCCGTGGGTACGTCCACCGGTATGGCGGCAATCCTGGCCGTGGTCATGTCGCTGTGCAGCGCCGGTGACCATGTACTGGTGTCGCAGAGCGTGTTTGGCTCCACCATCAGCCTGTTCGAGAAGTACTTCAAGCGCTTTGGCGTACAAGTGGACTACGTGCCACTGGTCGACCTCAATGGCTGGGAGAAGGCCATCAAGGCCAACACCAAGCTGCTGATCGTCGAATCGCCGTCCAACCCGCTGGCCGAGCTGGTCGATATCACCGCGCTCAGTGAAATCGCTCATGCCCATGGCGCCATGCTGGTAGTGGACA
Protein-coding regions in this window:
- a CDS encoding CvpA family protein, with translation MAFTLVDWAIIAIIAVSTLISLKRGFVKEALSLLIWIIAGAVAWMFGGSLSVYLESYIQTPSMRVIAGCAILFVATLLVGAMVNFLVGELIRVTGLSGTDRFLGMAFGAARGALLVVVAIGLISLGPVQQDTWWQESRLIPQFLLVADWSKNLILGFTGQWSPSGLISAPADLPFKEQLLGPSKP
- the purF gene encoding amidophosphoribosyltransferase, which codes for MCGIVGIVGKSNVNQALYDALTVLQHRGQDAAGIVTSHDGRLFLRKDNGLVRDVFQQRHMQRLVGSIGIGHVRYPTAGSSTSAEAQPFYVNSPYGITLAHNGNLTNVEQLAKEIYESDLRHVNTNSDSEVLLNVFAHELAVRGKLQPTEEDVFAAVSHVHSRCVGGYAVVAMITGYGIVGFRDPHGIRPVVFGQRHTDEGVEYMIASESVALDVLGFTLIRDLAPGEAVYITEEGQLFTKQCAEAPKLQPCIFEHVYLARPDSIIDGISVYKARLRMGEKLADKIMRERPEHDIDVVIPIPDTSRTAALELANRLGVKFREGFVKNRYIGRTFIMPGQAARKKSVRQKLNAIELEFRGKNVMLVDDSIVRGTTCKQIIQMAREAGAKNVYFCSAAPAVRYPNVYGIDMPSVHELIAHNRTTEQVAELIGADWLIYQDLPDLIDSVGGGKIKIDHFDCAVFNGEYVTGDIDEAYLERIEQARNDLAKVKNQAVSAIIDLYNN